The Nocardioides humi genome includes a region encoding these proteins:
- a CDS encoding helix-turn-helix transcriptional regulator, with translation MRDLDELAGPTTAGYIRRTAANLLKDARIRTGLTQQQVADAAGVPRSTIARIETGRMQPTIPTLDTILISIGLELRLRLEVFDDHDRVLDRRAAAYPARQAEIDAGLDAFVEKYRPAI, from the coding sequence ATGAGGGATCTCGACGAGTTGGCCGGCCCCACCACCGCGGGCTACATCCGGCGGACCGCCGCCAACCTGCTCAAGGACGCCCGGATCCGCACCGGTCTCACCCAGCAGCAGGTCGCCGACGCCGCCGGCGTCCCGCGCTCGACGATCGCCCGGATCGAGACGGGCAGGATGCAGCCGACCATTCCCACCTTGGACACGATCCTGATCTCCATCGGCCTGGAGCTGCGCCTGCGGCTGGAGGTCTTCGACGACCACGACCGAGTGCTGGACCGTCGGGCGGCCGCCTATCCGGCCCGCCAGGCGGAGATCGACGCCGGCCTTGACGCATTCGTCGAGAAGTACCGACCCGCGATATGA
- a CDS encoding SDR family NAD(P)-dependent oxidoreductase — protein MPSPYSVDPSEQLTGIDPDELAITLKVLGQLPLLPPDHDDIRTVKRAASYMYKLIKKSRRAEIRMERQRHDQDIIERTATGSRMRIDDETAGIPLVSTAQGAFAGELLTARGCYICKEDFTLVDAFYHWLCPRCAAMSHAKRDQRTDLTGRRALLTGGRAKIGMYIALRLLRDGAHLTITTRFPKDAVRRFSALEDSGDWLHRLKVVGIDLRDPTQVIALADDVAADGPLDILVNNACQTVRRLPGAYSHLIEGESAPLEALPGGRDLPEMVTFDRISEAHPASIAGALEATAVAHHEGESRESALAAHNAASMTALALKAGSASLEAHLAGTAVDAGGLIPDVQANNSWTQVVDEVDPLELLEVQFCNSIAPFLLVSRLRPAMRAAVAAGARRAYVVNVSAMEGQFSRRYKGPGHPHTNMAKAALNMMTRTSAGEMFETDRILMTAVDTGWITDERPHHEKLRIAAEGWHAPLDLVDGAARVYDPIVRGEAGEDLYGCFVKDYQPSPW, from the coding sequence GTGCCCAGCCCGTACTCCGTCGACCCCTCCGAGCAGCTGACCGGGATCGACCCCGACGAGCTGGCGATCACCCTCAAGGTCCTCGGCCAGCTCCCGCTGCTGCCGCCGGACCACGACGACATCCGCACGGTGAAGCGGGCGGCGTCGTACATGTACAAGCTGATCAAGAAGTCCCGGCGGGCCGAGATCCGGATGGAGCGGCAGCGCCACGACCAGGACATCATCGAGCGGACGGCGACCGGGTCCCGGATGCGGATCGACGACGAGACGGCCGGCATCCCGCTGGTCTCGACGGCGCAGGGCGCCTTCGCGGGGGAGCTGCTCACCGCCCGCGGGTGCTACATCTGCAAGGAGGACTTCACCCTCGTCGACGCGTTCTACCACTGGCTGTGCCCGCGCTGCGCCGCGATGAGCCACGCCAAGCGGGACCAGCGCACCGACCTCACGGGCAGGCGGGCGCTGCTCACCGGCGGGCGGGCGAAGATCGGGATGTACATCGCGCTGCGGCTGCTGCGCGACGGCGCGCACCTGACCATCACCACGCGCTTCCCGAAGGACGCCGTACGCCGCTTCTCCGCCCTCGAGGACTCCGGCGACTGGCTGCACCGGCTCAAGGTGGTCGGCATCGACCTGCGCGACCCGACCCAGGTCATCGCGCTGGCCGACGACGTGGCGGCCGACGGCCCGCTCGACATCCTGGTCAACAACGCCTGCCAGACGGTACGACGCCTGCCCGGCGCCTACTCCCACCTGATCGAGGGCGAGTCGGCCCCGCTGGAGGCGCTGCCCGGCGGCCGCGACCTGCCCGAGATGGTGACCTTCGACCGGATCTCGGAGGCGCACCCCGCCTCGATCGCCGGTGCACTGGAGGCCACCGCCGTGGCCCACCACGAGGGCGAGTCGCGCGAGTCGGCGCTGGCGGCCCACAACGCGGCGTCGATGACGGCGCTCGCCCTCAAGGCGGGCAGCGCCTCCCTGGAGGCGCACCTGGCCGGGACGGCGGTCGACGCCGGCGGCCTGATCCCGGACGTGCAGGCCAACAACTCCTGGACCCAGGTGGTCGACGAGGTCGACCCGCTGGAGCTGCTGGAGGTGCAGTTCTGCAACTCCATCGCGCCGTTCCTGCTCGTCTCGCGTCTGCGGCCCGCGATGCGGGCGGCCGTGGCGGCGGGTGCGCGCCGCGCCTACGTGGTCAACGTGAGCGCGATGGAGGGCCAGTTCTCGCGCCGCTACAAGGGCCCGGGCCACCCGCACACCAACATGGCGAAGGCGGCGCTCAACATGATGACCCGCACCAGCGCGGGGGAGATGTTCGAGACCGACCGGATCCTGATGACGGCGGTCGACACCGGCTGGATCACCGACGAGCGGCCGCACCACGAGAAGCTGCGGATCGCGGCCGAGGGCTGGCACGCCCCGCTCGACCTGGTCGACGGCGCGGCGCGGGTCTACGACCCGATCGTGCGCGGCGAGGCGGGCGAGGACCTGTACGGCTGCTTCGTGAAGGACTACCAGCCCTCGCCCTGGTGA
- a CDS encoding acyl-CoA dehydrogenase family protein, protein MDFDLPESALAVREGVAAVAAKYDHAYWSRCEEEHRFPQEVFDDLGNGGWFGLCIPEEYGGGGQGLLELAVANMTLCASGGVAGTFFYVTTPGFGAMTLTRHGTPAQRERILPGLADGTLQFCLALTEPDAGSNAIEITTAARRDGDEFVLKGQKVWISNVENADWMVAVTRTIPAAETKQRGLPRTAGFTLFLVDVKEALAAGTLSYTPIPKMGSNILHSSQVFLDDVRVPAANVLGEVDAGFAVLWDVLNPERILAASGGIGTADAALRIACDYARSREVFGRPIGAHQGLQFPLAQLKAKTELGRLMTYQAAWLFDRGRPCGNEANVAKLTGAQVGWEAADQAFQTLGGMAYSKEYPVERIFRDARIAKNIPVAEELVLAHIGTQMLGLPKSY, encoded by the coding sequence ATGGACTTCGACCTGCCCGAGAGCGCCCTGGCCGTCCGCGAGGGCGTCGCCGCCGTCGCCGCCAAGTACGACCACGCCTACTGGTCGCGCTGCGAGGAGGAGCACCGCTTCCCCCAGGAGGTCTTCGACGACCTCGGCAACGGCGGCTGGTTCGGCCTGTGCATCCCCGAGGAGTACGGCGGCGGTGGGCAGGGGCTGCTCGAGCTGGCCGTCGCCAACATGACCCTGTGCGCCTCCGGCGGCGTCGCCGGCACCTTCTTCTACGTCACCACGCCGGGCTTCGGCGCGATGACGCTGACCCGCCACGGCACGCCCGCACAGCGGGAGCGGATCCTCCCCGGGCTGGCCGACGGGACGCTGCAGTTCTGCCTCGCGCTCACCGAGCCGGACGCCGGCAGCAACGCCATCGAGATCACGACCGCCGCCCGCCGCGACGGCGACGAGTTCGTCCTGAAGGGCCAGAAGGTCTGGATCTCCAATGTCGAGAACGCCGACTGGATGGTCGCCGTCACCCGCACCATCCCGGCCGCGGAGACGAAGCAGCGCGGGCTCCCCCGCACGGCCGGCTTCACCCTGTTCCTCGTCGACGTGAAGGAGGCGCTGGCCGCCGGCACGCTGTCGTACACGCCGATCCCCAAGATGGGCAGCAACATCCTGCACTCCAGCCAGGTCTTCCTCGACGACGTCCGGGTCCCCGCGGCCAACGTCCTCGGCGAGGTCGACGCCGGCTTCGCCGTGCTCTGGGACGTCCTCAACCCCGAGCGGATCCTCGCCGCCTCCGGCGGCATCGGCACCGCCGACGCGGCGCTGCGGATCGCCTGCGACTACGCCCGCTCACGGGAGGTGTTCGGGCGGCCGATCGGCGCCCACCAGGGCCTGCAGTTCCCGCTCGCCCAGCTCAAGGCCAAGACCGAGCTCGGCCGGCTGATGACCTACCAGGCCGCCTGGCTCTTCGACCGGGGCCGGCCGTGCGGCAACGAGGCCAATGTCGCCAAGCTCACCGGCGCCCAGGTCGGCTGGGAGGCCGCCGACCAGGCCTTCCAGACCCTCGGCGGGATGGCCTACTCCAAGGAGTACCCCGTCGAGCGGATCTTCCGCGACGCCCGGATCGCCAAGAACATCCCGGTCGCCGAGGAGCTGGTCCTCGCC
- a CDS encoding diguanylate cyclase domain-containing protein: MARQVARAALPGAGFALAYAAAILVGRATRVEGSDVALAWPAAAVAVLWGLHASRLPRAQAAAHWAALALLTVGVNLTTGAALPLAAWFVLVNVALAAVTAIVLRYGGRPVALREPVDLRRLVVAITAGTLASAVLATAWFAYEGQPDLVRTFALFAVRNGVTALTGVAVVLRIRDARWRRPTLSVARVAEALACAALTGVVFVEIFWLNPGHPNAFNVVLPAMWVSLRFSTTTSTLFLTASGISIMGATLLDRGAFQDVAPQEQALLAQGMVGALTVVVLTLALFRDSRNELIAELRHLAGHDPLTGLANRALLNDELERALAAHPPGAVGVLVLDLDGFKLVNDAWGHDEGDLLLTEIARRLTGVIRPGDTVARLGGDEFVVLCRATGHEELAGLADRVRAAVAHPYGQASDAPYDRITASVGAAVSDHTSTPRSLLATADRAMYAAKLTAAAAPAARPPADSPAAAGAPARG, translated from the coding sequence ATGGCACGACAGGTCGCGCGCGCGGCGCTGCCGGGAGCGGGGTTCGCGCTCGCCTACGCCGCGGCGATCCTGGTGGGCCGGGCCACCCGGGTCGAGGGCAGCGACGTGGCCCTGGCCTGGCCGGCGGCGGCGGTCGCGGTCCTCTGGGGCCTGCACGCCAGCCGCCTGCCGCGCGCGCAGGCGGCGGCGCACTGGGCCGCGCTCGCGCTGCTGACCGTCGGCGTGAACCTGACGACCGGCGCCGCGCTCCCCCTCGCCGCCTGGTTCGTGCTCGTCAACGTCGCGCTGGCCGCGGTCACCGCGATCGTCCTCCGGTACGGCGGCCGGCCGGTCGCGCTCCGCGAGCCGGTCGACCTCCGGCGGCTGGTCGTGGCGATCACCGCCGGCACCCTCGCCTCGGCGGTCCTCGCCACCGCCTGGTTCGCGTACGAGGGGCAGCCGGACCTGGTCCGCACCTTCGCCCTGTTCGCGGTGCGCAACGGCGTGACCGCGCTGACCGGCGTCGCGGTGGTGCTGCGCATCCGGGACGCCCGGTGGCGGCGCCCGACGCTGTCGGTGGCCCGGGTCGCGGAGGCGCTCGCCTGCGCCGCGCTGACCGGGGTCGTGTTCGTCGAGATCTTCTGGCTCAATCCCGGCCACCCGAACGCCTTCAACGTGGTGCTGCCGGCGATGTGGGTCTCGCTGCGGTTCTCCACCACCACGAGCACGCTCTTCCTGACCGCCTCCGGCATCTCGATCATGGGCGCGACCCTGCTCGACCGCGGCGCCTTCCAGGACGTCGCCCCGCAGGAGCAGGCGCTCCTGGCACAGGGCATGGTCGGCGCGCTGACCGTCGTGGTGCTGACGCTCGCGCTGTTCCGCGACTCCCGCAACGAGCTGATCGCCGAGCTGCGCCACCTGGCCGGGCACGACCCGCTGACCGGCCTCGCGAACCGCGCCCTGCTCAACGACGAGCTGGAGCGGGCCCTCGCCGCGCACCCGCCGGGAGCGGTCGGCGTGCTCGTGCTCGACCTGGACGGGTTCAAGCTGGTCAACGACGCCTGGGGCCACGACGAGGGCGACCTGCTGCTCACGGAGATCGCCCGGCGGCTGACCGGCGTCATCCGCCCCGGCGACACGGTGGCCCGGCTCGGGGGCGACGAGTTCGTCGTGCTGTGCCGGGCGACCGGGCACGAGGAGCTGGCCGGGCTCGCCGACCGGGTCCGCGCGGCGGTGGCGCACCCCTACGGGCAGGCGTCCGACGCGCCGTACGACCGGATCACCGCCAGCGTCGGCGCCGCGGTGTCGGACCACACGAGCACGCCGCGCTCGCTGCTGGCGACCGCCGACCGGGCGATGTACGCCGCCAAGCTCACAGCCGCGGCAGCACCTGCCGCACGACCGCCAGCAGACTCTCCCGCAGCAGCAGGTGCGCCTGCTCGCGGGTGA
- a CDS encoding oxygenase MpaB family protein, which translates to MATTGSPAAASGRRARDLPVPAGFDMRDHVSGIGAHLAGPANVIMQLSWPGVGYGVMNSRVHDGAAMRRPFKRGRTTFTYLAVALLGTDEDRAAFRREVNRQHAQVVSQPGEEVEYRAMDPRLQTWVAACLYYGTVDMIERMHGPLPGAEADALYAHCARFGTTLQMPAEAWPADRAAFRRYWADAEAEVDIDPAVASYLMELTRLRNFPPPFRLLGPFVVFVTTGFLPPLFREAMGLPWTARQQRRFDRLLRAAGAVERRLPRFLRTFPFNLWLADMRLRRRLGRRLV; encoded by the coding sequence ATGGCGACCACCGGCTCCCCGGCCGCCGCGTCCGGCCGACGGGCGCGCGACCTCCCCGTCCCCGCGGGCTTCGACATGCGCGACCACGTCTCGGGCATCGGCGCCCACCTCGCCGGCCCGGCCAACGTGATCATGCAGCTGAGCTGGCCCGGCGTCGGGTACGGCGTGATGAACAGCCGGGTCCACGACGGCGCGGCCATGAGGCGGCCGTTCAAGCGCGGCCGGACCACCTTCACCTACCTCGCCGTCGCCCTGCTCGGCACCGACGAGGACCGGGCCGCCTTCCGCAGGGAGGTCAACCGGCAGCACGCGCAGGTCGTGTCGCAGCCCGGCGAGGAGGTCGAGTACCGCGCCATGGACCCGCGCCTGCAGACCTGGGTCGCGGCCTGCCTCTACTACGGCACCGTCGACATGATCGAGCGGATGCACGGCCCGCTCCCCGGCGCCGAGGCCGACGCGCTCTACGCCCACTGCGCCCGGTTCGGCACCACGCTGCAGATGCCGGCGGAGGCCTGGCCGGCCGACCGCGCGGCCTTCCGGCGCTACTGGGCGGACGCGGAGGCCGAGGTCGACATCGACCCCGCGGTCGCGTCGTACCTCATGGAGCTGACCCGGCTGCGCAACTTCCCCCCGCCGTTCCGCCTGCTCGGCCCGTTCGTGGTGTTCGTGACGACCGGCTTCCTGCCGCCGCTGTTCCGCGAGGCGATGGGCCTGCCCTGGACCGCGCGCCAGCAGCGCCGCTTCGACCGCCTGCTGCGGGCCGCCGGCGCGGTCGAGCGCCGGCTCCCCCGGTTCCTGCGCACCTTCCCGTTCAACCTGTGGCTCGCCGACATGCGGCTGCGCCGCCGGCTCGGCCGCCGGCTCGTCTGA
- a CDS encoding TetR/AcrR family transcriptional regulator, giving the protein MTEAARRQRLPPDQRREEILVVAERLFAERPYAAVSTTGIAREAGVARGLLNHYFGDKRALYLEVVRRASLLPTIEDVPLPSGSLTERVDAAVHWFLGSITPERATYLTVRAAEGVGEDVEVRSILDQAHDLAAGRVLEMVGGDPEDPAARAVVRSFGELARGAIREWSREATLTREQAHLLLRESLLAVVRQVLPRL; this is encoded by the coding sequence ATGACCGAAGCCGCCCGCCGCCAGCGCCTGCCCCCGGACCAGCGCCGGGAGGAGATCCTGGTCGTCGCCGAGCGGCTGTTCGCCGAGCGGCCCTACGCCGCGGTGTCGACGACCGGGATCGCGCGCGAGGCCGGCGTCGCGCGGGGCCTGCTCAACCACTACTTCGGCGACAAGCGCGCGCTCTACCTGGAGGTCGTCCGGCGCGCGTCGCTGCTGCCGACGATCGAGGACGTCCCGCTGCCCTCCGGCTCGCTGACCGAGCGGGTCGACGCGGCCGTGCACTGGTTCCTCGGGTCCATCACCCCCGAGCGGGCGACCTACCTGACCGTGCGCGCGGCCGAGGGCGTGGGGGAGGACGTCGAGGTCCGCTCGATCCTCGACCAGGCCCACGACCTGGCGGCCGGACGCGTGCTGGAGATGGTCGGCGGCGATCCCGAGGACCCGGCCGCCCGGGCCGTCGTGCGCTCCTTCGGCGAGCTCGCCCGGGGCGCCATCCGCGAGTGGTCCCGCGAGGCCACGCTCACCCGCGAGCAGGCGCACCTGCTGCTGCGGGAGAGTCTGCTGGCGGTCGTGCGGCAGGTGCTGCCGCGGCTGTGA
- the glyA gene encoding serine hydroxymethyltransferase yields MTQRMLDQPLAAYDPDVHAAIAAELARQQGTLELIASENLAPVAVMEAQGSVLTNKYAEGYPGRRYYGGCEHVDVVEQLAIDRVKELFGAEAANVQPHSGAQANAAAMFALLEPGDTILGLDLAHGGHLTHGMRINFSGRLYDVVAYHVDDTDLRVDMAEVERLALEHRPRLIVAGWSAYPRQLDFAEFRRIADLVGAHLMVDMAHFAGLVAAGLHPSPVPHADIVTTTTHKTLGGPRGGVILSRAELAKRINSAVFPGQQGGPLEHVVAAKAVAFKMAASPEFRERQERTLEGARIIAERLTRPDVAGAGVSVLTGGTDVHLVLVDLRDSELDGRQAEDRLHGIGLTVNRNAVPFDPRPPMVTSGLRIGTPALATRGFGAEAFAEVADVIAEALRPSYDDGAATRLRDRVATLAAAHPLYPGLS; encoded by the coding sequence ATGACGCAGCGGATGCTCGACCAGCCGCTCGCGGCGTACGACCCCGACGTCCATGCCGCCATCGCCGCCGAGCTCGCCCGCCAGCAGGGCACGCTCGAGCTGATCGCGTCGGAGAACCTCGCCCCCGTCGCCGTCATGGAGGCCCAGGGCTCGGTGCTGACCAACAAGTACGCCGAGGGCTACCCCGGCCGCCGCTACTACGGCGGTTGCGAGCACGTCGACGTCGTCGAGCAGCTCGCCATCGACCGGGTCAAGGAGCTGTTCGGCGCCGAGGCCGCCAACGTGCAGCCGCACTCGGGCGCGCAGGCCAACGCCGCCGCGATGTTCGCGCTGCTCGAGCCCGGCGACACGATCCTCGGCCTGGACCTCGCGCACGGCGGCCACCTGACCCACGGCATGCGGATCAACTTCTCCGGCCGGCTCTACGACGTCGTCGCCTACCACGTCGACGACACGGACCTCCGGGTCGACATGGCCGAGGTGGAGCGGCTGGCCCTCGAGCACCGGCCGAGGCTGATCGTGGCCGGCTGGTCGGCGTACCCGCGGCAGCTGGACTTCGCGGAGTTCCGCCGGATCGCCGACCTCGTGGGCGCCCACCTCATGGTCGACATGGCGCACTTCGCCGGCCTGGTCGCCGCCGGGCTGCACCCGAGCCCGGTCCCCCACGCGGACATCGTCACCACGACCACCCACAAGACGCTCGGCGGCCCGCGCGGCGGCGTCATCCTGAGCAGGGCCGAGCTCGCGAAGAGGATCAACAGCGCGGTCTTCCCCGGCCAGCAGGGCGGCCCGCTCGAGCACGTCGTCGCCGCCAAGGCGGTCGCGTTCAAGATGGCCGCCTCGCCGGAGTTCCGGGAGCGGCAGGAGCGCACGCTGGAGGGGGCGCGGATCATCGCCGAGCGGCTGACCCGGCCCGATGTCGCCGGCGCCGGCGTCTCCGTGCTGACCGGCGGCACCGACGTGCATCTCGTGCTCGTCGACCTGCGCGACTCCGAGCTCGACGGCCGGCAGGCCGAGGACCGGCTGCACGGGATCGGGCTGACGGTCAACCGCAACGCGGTCCCCTTCGACCCGCGGCCGCCGATGGTCACGTCCGGGCTGCGGATCGGCACGCCGGCGCTCGCCACCCGCGGCTTCGGCGCCGAGGCGTTCGCGGAGGTCGCCGACGTGATCGCCGAGGCCCTCCGGCCGTCGTACGACGACGGCGCGGCCACCCGGCTCCGCGACCGGGTCGCGACGCTGGCCGCCGCCCATCCGCTGTACCCGGGGCTGTCGTGA
- the gcvT gene encoding glycine cleavage system aminomethyltransferase GcvT → MTTDPDGSPAASPRRTLLHDVHAALGASFTDFAGWQMPVRYGSETAEHRAVRATAGLFDLTHMGEIELTGPGAGAALDHALVGRPSAIGVGRARYSMICAEDGGIIDDLVVYRLADEHYLVVANASNVAVVAPELAARARGYDATVRDTSADWALLAVQGPASAAIVAELTALDVPSLKYYAIDAGTVAGIDVLLARTGYTGEDGFEVYCRPAEAPAVWAALQRAGDPHGLVPAGLACRDTLRLEAGMPLYGHELTRATTPYEANLGRVVVLDKPGGFVGREALAKREEDGPQRVLVGLAARGRRSPRAGYPVVDPATGAEVGEVTSGSPSPTLERPIAMAYVPPRLAAPGTRLAVSLRGALEDADVVDLPFYTRPR, encoded by the coding sequence ATGACGACCGACCCCGACGGGTCCCCCGCGGCGTCCCCGCGCCGTACCCTCCTCCACGACGTCCACGCCGCGCTCGGCGCGTCGTTCACCGACTTCGCCGGCTGGCAGATGCCGGTCCGCTACGGCTCGGAGACGGCCGAGCACCGCGCGGTCCGCGCCACCGCCGGCCTCTTCGACCTCACCCACATGGGCGAGATCGAGCTGACCGGGCCGGGTGCCGGCGCGGCGCTCGACCACGCGCTCGTGGGCCGGCCGTCCGCGATCGGCGTCGGCCGCGCCCGCTACTCCATGATCTGTGCCGAGGACGGCGGGATCATCGACGACCTCGTCGTCTACCGGCTCGCCGACGAGCACTACCTGGTCGTCGCCAACGCGAGCAATGTCGCCGTGGTCGCGCCGGAGCTCGCCGCCCGCGCCCGGGGGTACGACGCCACGGTCCGCGACACGTCGGCGGACTGGGCGCTGCTGGCGGTCCAGGGCCCGGCGTCGGCGGCGATCGTCGCGGAGCTGACCGCGCTCGACGTGCCGTCGCTGAAGTACTACGCCATCGACGCCGGCACCGTCGCGGGCATCGACGTGCTGCTCGCGCGGACCGGCTACACCGGCGAGGACGGCTTCGAGGTCTACTGCCGGCCGGCCGAGGCGCCGGCCGTGTGGGCCGCGCTGCAGCGGGCCGGTGACCCGCACGGACTGGTGCCGGCGGGCCTCGCGTGCCGCGACACGCTCCGCCTGGAGGCGGGGATGCCGCTCTACGGCCACGAGCTCACCCGCGCCACCACGCCGTACGAGGCGAACCTCGGCCGGGTCGTCGTCCTCGACAAGCCCGGCGGCTTCGTCGGCCGGGAGGCGCTCGCGAAGCGCGAGGAGGACGGCCCGCAGCGGGTGCTCGTCGGCCTGGCGGCCCGCGGGCGGCGATCGCCCCGCGCCGGCTACCCCGTCGTCGACCCCGCGACCGGCGCCGAGGTCGGCGAGGTCACCAGCGGCTCCCCCTCGCCCACGCTGGAGCGGCCGATCGCGATGGCCTACGTGCCGCCGCGCCTCGCGGCGCCCGGCACCCGCCTCGCCGTCTCGCTGCGCGGCGCCCTCGAGGACGCCGACGTCGTCGACCTGCCCTTCTACACCCGCCCCCGCTGA
- a CDS encoding L-serine ammonia-lyase, whose translation MALSVFDLYSIGIGPSSSHTVGPMRAARTFAEALAADGELARVARVRAELFGSLGATGHGHGSVKAVILGLEGDDPATTDTTTYDARVAAILDRRELRLAGGHVIGFEADDVVMHRRQSLPAHPNGMVFTAYDAGGAELRARTYYSVGGGFVVDDSQVGADRVVVDDTVLPYPFSTGGELLAVCERERMSVSDVMLANELTWRTEAEVRAGLLEIWRVMAACVEEGCHREGALPGGLKVPRRAPELHARLTAADGTGADPLDVIDWVNLFALAVNEQNASGGRVVTAPTNGAAGIVPAVLHYWVRFAATGLSPKQVEDGIVRFLLTGAAIGILAKTNASISGAEVGCQGEVGSACAMAAGALCEVLGGTPEQVENAAEVGIEHNLGLTCDPVGGLVQIPCIERNAIASVKAINAARLAIHGNGSHKVSLDKALKTMRETGRDMKTKYKETSRGGLAVNVIEC comes from the coding sequence GTGGCGCTGAGCGTCTTCGACCTCTACTCGATCGGCATCGGGCCGTCGTCGTCGCACACGGTCGGCCCGATGCGGGCGGCGCGGACCTTCGCCGAGGCCCTCGCCGCCGACGGCGAGCTCGCCCGGGTCGCCCGGGTGCGGGCCGAGCTGTTCGGCTCGCTCGGCGCGACCGGGCACGGCCACGGCTCCGTGAAGGCCGTGATCCTCGGCCTCGAGGGCGACGACCCGGCGACGACCGACACGACGACGTACGACGCCCGGGTGGCCGCGATCCTCGACCGTCGGGAGCTCCGGCTGGCCGGCGGGCACGTCATCGGGTTCGAGGCCGACGACGTCGTCATGCACCGCCGCCAGTCCCTGCCCGCCCACCCCAACGGAATGGTCTTCACCGCCTACGACGCCGGCGGCGCGGAGCTGCGCGCCCGCACCTACTACTCCGTGGGCGGCGGCTTCGTCGTCGACGACAGCCAGGTCGGCGCCGACCGGGTCGTCGTGGACGACACCGTGCTGCCGTACCCGTTCAGCACCGGCGGCGAGCTGCTCGCGGTCTGCGAGCGCGAGCGGATGAGCGTCTCCGACGTGATGCTCGCCAACGAGCTGACCTGGCGCACCGAGGCGGAGGTCCGCGCCGGACTGCTGGAGATCTGGCGCGTCATGGCGGCGTGCGTGGAGGAGGGCTGCCACCGCGAGGGCGCGCTGCCGGGCGGGCTCAAGGTCCCGCGGCGCGCACCCGAGCTCCACGCGCGGCTCACCGCCGCTGACGGCACCGGCGCCGACCCGCTCGACGTGATCGACTGGGTCAACCTGTTCGCGCTCGCGGTCAACGAGCAGAACGCCTCCGGCGGCCGGGTCGTGACCGCCCCCACCAACGGCGCGGCCGGGATCGTCCCCGCCGTCCTGCACTACTGGGTGCGCTTCGCCGCGACCGGGCTGTCCCCGAAGCAGGTCGAGGACGGCATCGTCCGGTTCCTGCTCACCGGCGCCGCGATCGGCATCCTGGCCAAGACGAACGCCTCGATCTCGGGCGCCGAGGTCGGCTGCCAGGGCGAGGTCGGCTCGGCCTGCGCGATGGCGGCCGGCGCCCTCTGCGAGGTGCTCGGCGGCACGCCCGAGCAGGTCGAGAACGCCGCCGAGGTCGGCATCGAGCACAACCTCGGCCTCACCTGCGACCCGGTCGGCGGCCTGGTGCAGATCCCCTGCATCGAGCGCAACGCGATCGCGTCGGTGAAGGCCATCAACGCCGCCCGCCTGGCCATCCACGGCAACGGCTCGCACAAGGTCAGCCTGGACAAGGCGCTCAAGACCATGCGCGAGACCGGCCGCGACATGAAGACCAAGTACAAGGAGACCTCCCGCGGCGGGCTCGCCGTCAACGTGATCGAGTGCTGA
- the gcvH gene encoding glycine cleavage system protein GcvH, producing MSNPTHLQYTAEHEWISADGDTARVGVTAFAADALGDVVYVDLPAVGSAVTAGEACGELESTKSVSDLYAPVTGEVVEVNDAVDADPSLVNSDPFGAGWLFVVRVTDPGELLDAAAYDALVEA from the coding sequence ATGAGCAACCCCACCCACCTCCAGTACACCGCCGAGCACGAGTGGATCAGCGCCGACGGCGACACCGCCCGGGTCGGCGTCACCGCGTTCGCCGCCGACGCCCTCGGCGACGTCGTGTACGTCGACCTGCCGGCCGTCGGCAGCGCCGTCACGGCCGGCGAGGCCTGCGGCGAGCTGGAGTCCACCAAGTCCGTCAGCGACCTCTACGCCCCCGTGACCGGCGAGGTGGTCGAGGTCAACGACGCCGTCGACGCCGACCCGAGCCTGGTCAACAGCGACCCGTTCGGCGCCGGCTGGCTGTTCGTCGTCCGGGTCACCGATCCCGGCGAGCTGCTCGACGCCGCGGCCTACGACGCGCTGGTGGAGGCCTGA